In Camelus ferus isolate YT-003-E chromosome 10, BCGSAC_Cfer_1.0, whole genome shotgun sequence, the following proteins share a genomic window:
- the FGF4 gene encoding fibroblast growth factor 4, which produces MARPGAAAAALLPAVLLAVLAPWAGRGGAAAPTAPNGTLEAELERRWESLVARSLARLPVAAQPKEAAVQSGAGDYLLGIKRLRRLYCNVGIGFHLQVLPDGRIGGVHADTSDSLLELSPVERGVVSIFGVASRFFVAMSSRGKLYGSPFFTDECKFKEILLPNNYNAYESFRHPGMFIALSKSGKTKKGGRVSPTMKVTHFLPRL; this is translated from the exons ATGGCGAGGCCCggggcggccgcggcggcgcTGCTCCCGGCGGTGCTGCTGGCCGTGCTGGCGCCCTGGGCCGGCCGAGGGGGCGCCGCCGCGCCCACCGCACCCAACGGCACGCTGGAGGCCGAGCTGGAGCGCCGCTGGGAGAGCCTGGTGGCGCGCTCGCTGGCGCGCCTGCCCGTGGCCGCGCAGCCCAAGGAGGCTGCCGTCCAGAGCGGCGCCGGCGACTACCTGCTGGGCATCAAGCGGCTGCGGAGGCTCTACTGCAACGTGGGCATCGGCTTCCACCTCCAGGTGCTCCCCGACGGCCGCATCGGCGGCGTGCACGCGGACACGAGCGACA GCCTGCTGGAGCTCTCGCCGGTGGAGCGGGGAGTGGTGAGCATCTTCGGCGTGGCCAGCCGGTTCTTCGTGGCCATGAGCAGCAGGGGCAAGCTCTACGGCTCG CCTTTCTTCACAGACGAGTGCAAGTTCAAGGAAATCCTTCTGCCCAACAACTACAACGCCTATGAGAGCTTCAGGCACCCCGGCATGTTCATTGCCCTAAGCAAAAGCGGGAAGACCAAGAAGGGGGGCCGCGTGTCACCCACCATGAAGGTCACCCATTTCCTCCCCAGGCTGTGA